A single window of Actinoallomurus bryophytorum DNA harbors:
- a CDS encoding DUF4331 family protein gives MSHHLDTPLASQNGQLYIDDLYVFPGEGSTVFVMDVNSTITGVHVKPGFHPEARYEFKVHFDGADFEALTYRVSFGEVDSDGRQALRLHALHGDEAREDSAAGTPVLEGRTGEQTGGSDARIWAGRIADSFYIDLSLLEVVNAAVRNGTAVDLSGWRSEEAQNSFADTTVESIVLEIPHRHPQLRPGARIGVWCATKLATDAGGWRQVNRAGHPMMWPIFWFDDTDFSNPANTRHPSEDFAAEGGHIADLVAAAVAAGGTSADPDGYGRTVARELFPDVLSYVVGTPATYGFAVRNGRTPGDNAPEAMLSLVSGMAVPSGLKPSVSEHLRDTHFPYVVPA, from the coding sequence ATGTCCCATCACCTTGATACGCCGCTCGCGAGTCAGAACGGTCAGCTGTACATCGATGACCTCTACGTCTTTCCCGGCGAGGGCAGCACGGTGTTCGTCATGGACGTCAACTCCACGATCACCGGAGTCCACGTGAAGCCGGGCTTCCACCCGGAGGCACGCTATGAGTTCAAGGTGCACTTCGACGGGGCCGATTTCGAAGCCCTGACCTACCGGGTGTCCTTCGGAGAGGTGGACTCGGACGGCCGGCAGGCCCTGCGGTTGCACGCTCTCCACGGCGACGAGGCGCGCGAGGACTCCGCGGCCGGCACGCCGGTGCTGGAAGGCCGGACCGGCGAGCAGACCGGGGGGAGTGACGCCCGGATCTGGGCAGGCCGCATCGCGGACTCCTTCTACATCGACCTGTCGCTGCTGGAGGTGGTCAACGCGGCAGTGAGAAACGGCACGGCCGTGGACCTGTCGGGATGGCGCTCGGAAGAGGCGCAGAACAGCTTCGCCGACACGACGGTCGAATCGATCGTCCTCGAAATCCCCCACCGGCATCCACAGCTACGCCCCGGCGCTCGCATCGGCGTCTGGTGCGCCACCAAGCTCGCCACGGACGCGGGCGGCTGGCGGCAGGTCAACCGCGCCGGACACCCCATGATGTGGCCCATTTTTTGGTTCGACGACACCGACTTCTCCAACCCCGCCAACACCCGGCACCCCTCCGAGGACTTCGCCGCCGAAGGAGGGCACATCGCCGACCTCGTGGCCGCCGCCGTAGCCGCCGGCGGGACCTCCGCCGACCCCGACGGCTACGGCCGGACCGTGGCGCGGGAGCTGTTCCCCGACGTCCTGTCCTACGTAGTGGGAACACCCGCGACATACGGATTCGCCGTACGCAACGGCCGCACGCCGGGGGACAACGCACCCGAGGCGATGCTGTCCCTCGTCTCCGGCATGGCCGTACCCTCGGGCCTGAAGCCGTCCGTCTCCGAACACCTGAGGGACACGCATTTCCCGTACGTCGTACCGGCGTGA
- a CDS encoding SigB/SigF/SigG family RNA polymerase sigma factor: MPTHDGYDDGHTEELLAELAATSAADPRWEQIRSELVRIHVPLVRHIVRRYTQRSEAREDIEQAAMVGLVKAINRYDATYGGRFLSFAVPTVTGEVKRHFRDHTWAVRVPRHLQELSLALRNARRDFLQEHGRPPSVREISAILGVTEEETIEALGAADAYQSVSLDTPVSDDQDTTPLGELIGDVDPDLEMVVDRNTLRPLLEQLPARERTILMHRFYGNKTQAEIAELLGLSQMHVSRLITKTLARLRHQLLQDA; this comes from the coding sequence ATGCCTACACACGACGGCTACGACGACGGTCACACCGAGGAACTCCTCGCGGAACTCGCCGCCACCTCCGCGGCCGACCCGCGCTGGGAGCAGATCCGTTCCGAGCTCGTACGGATCCATGTTCCGCTGGTCCGGCATATCGTCCGCCGCTACACGCAGCGCAGCGAGGCCAGAGAGGACATCGAGCAGGCCGCCATGGTGGGCCTGGTAAAGGCGATCAACCGGTACGACGCGACGTACGGCGGACGGTTCCTGTCGTTCGCCGTGCCCACCGTGACCGGCGAGGTCAAACGCCATTTCCGCGACCACACCTGGGCCGTTCGCGTGCCACGGCATCTCCAGGAACTGTCGCTCGCCCTACGCAACGCCCGGCGGGACTTCCTCCAGGAACACGGCCGGCCGCCGAGCGTCCGGGAGATCTCGGCGATCCTGGGCGTGACCGAGGAAGAGACCATCGAGGCGCTCGGCGCCGCCGACGCGTACCAGAGCGTGTCGCTCGACACCCCGGTCAGCGACGACCAGGACACCACGCCGCTCGGTGAGCTGATCGGTGACGTGGACCCCGACCTGGAGATGGTCGTGGACCGCAACACGCTGCGTCCGCTGCTGGAACAACTGCCGGCGCGAGAGCGGACGATCCTGATGCACCGGTTCTACGGGAACAAGACGCAGGCCGAGATCGCCGAACTCCTCGGCCTCTCCCAGATGCACGTCTCCCGCCTCATCACCAAGACCTTGGCCCGGCTGCGCCACCAGCTCCTCCAGGACGCCTGA
- a CDS encoding catalase: protein MAGDDRTAKDRQLDADRVDPDDSVLTTDQGIPIGETDNSLRAGERGPTLMEDFHFREKITHFDHERIPERVVHARGAGAYGYFEPYDDVLAGVTAAEFLTTPGTRTPVFVRFSTVAGSRGSADTVRDVRGFATKFYTAQGNFDLVGNNMPVFFIQDGIKFPDFVHAVKPEPHREIPQASSAHDTLWDFVQLQPETTHMMMWLMSDRALPRSYRMMQGFGVHTFRFVDGDGAGTFVKFHWKPKLGTHSLVWDETQKIAGKDPDFNRRDLWDAIEGGDLPEWELGVQLVSEADEHKFDFDLLDATKIIPEEEVPVQPVGRMVLDRNPDNFFAETEQVAFHTANVVPGIDFTNDPLLQARLFSYLDTQLIRLGGPNFAQLPVNRPLNEVRNHHRDGYHQTTVHQGKAAYHPNTVGGGCPALAPDGYVHYQERVDGSKIRKRSESFADHYSQATLFWNSMADWEKDHIVAAFRFELGKVGEMAIREGVLRNLANVDHELATRVAAGVGVAPPEKPASRAGDRRSPALSQDNSPKDSVATRQIAILAADGVDAGHIRSVTEALTGAGAKWEVLAAVDGSVQAASGDDVAVTRALTTVASVLYDAVVIPGGEQSVQNLAGDGDAVHFVSEAFKHGKAVGALGEGVSLLETARITAVRHSDGDAVSDQGVVTAGTATGEFTEALVEAIAAHRHPERDLGPIPA, encoded by the coding sequence ATGGCAGGCGATGACAGGACGGCCAAGGACCGGCAGCTCGACGCCGATCGAGTCGACCCGGACGACTCCGTTCTGACCACCGACCAGGGGATCCCGATCGGTGAGACGGACAACTCGCTACGGGCCGGTGAGCGCGGGCCGACCCTCATGGAGGACTTCCACTTCCGCGAGAAGATCACACATTTCGACCACGAGCGGATTCCCGAGCGGGTCGTGCACGCTCGCGGCGCCGGCGCGTACGGATACTTCGAGCCCTATGACGACGTGCTCGCCGGAGTGACGGCGGCGGAGTTCCTGACCACGCCCGGGACGCGGACGCCTGTCTTCGTGCGGTTCTCGACCGTGGCGGGCTCGCGCGGGTCGGCCGACACGGTACGGGACGTACGCGGCTTCGCGACCAAGTTCTACACCGCCCAGGGCAATTTCGACCTGGTCGGCAACAACATGCCGGTCTTCTTCATCCAGGACGGCATCAAGTTCCCCGACTTCGTCCACGCCGTGAAGCCCGAGCCGCATCGGGAGATCCCGCAGGCGTCCTCGGCCCACGACACGCTGTGGGACTTCGTGCAGCTCCAGCCCGAGACCACGCACATGATGATGTGGCTGATGTCGGACCGCGCGCTGCCGCGCAGCTACCGCATGATGCAGGGCTTCGGCGTGCACACCTTCCGGTTCGTCGACGGCGACGGTGCGGGCACCTTCGTGAAGTTCCACTGGAAACCCAAGCTCGGCACCCACTCGCTGGTCTGGGACGAGACGCAGAAGATCGCCGGAAAGGACCCGGACTTCAACCGCCGCGACCTCTGGGACGCCATCGAGGGCGGTGACCTCCCCGAGTGGGAGCTGGGAGTTCAGCTGGTATCCGAGGCCGACGAGCACAAGTTCGACTTCGACCTGCTGGACGCGACCAAGATCATCCCGGAGGAGGAGGTCCCGGTACAACCGGTCGGCCGCATGGTCCTGGACCGCAACCCGGACAACTTCTTCGCCGAGACCGAACAGGTGGCCTTCCACACCGCCAACGTCGTCCCCGGCATCGACTTCACCAACGACCCGCTCCTGCAGGCCCGGCTGTTCTCCTACCTCGACACGCAGCTGATCCGCCTGGGCGGCCCCAACTTCGCTCAGCTTCCCGTCAACCGGCCGCTGAACGAGGTACGCAACCATCACCGCGACGGCTACCACCAGACCACGGTGCACCAGGGCAAGGCCGCGTACCACCCCAACACCGTCGGCGGCGGCTGCCCGGCCCTGGCCCCGGACGGCTACGTCCACTACCAGGAGCGCGTCGACGGCAGCAAGATCCGTAAGCGTAGTGAGAGCTTCGCCGACCACTACTCCCAGGCGACCCTGTTCTGGAACAGCATGGCCGACTGGGAAAAGGACCACATCGTGGCCGCTTTCCGGTTCGAGCTCGGCAAGGTCGGCGAGATGGCCATCCGCGAAGGCGTCCTGCGCAACCTCGCGAACGTCGACCACGAGCTGGCGACTCGGGTCGCCGCGGGAGTCGGTGTCGCACCACCGGAAAAGCCGGCCAGCCGCGCCGGCGACCGGCGTTCACCGGCACTCAGCCAGGACAACAGCCCCAAGGACAGCGTCGCCACCCGCCAGATCGCGATCCTCGCCGCCGACGGCGTCGACGCCGGCCACATCCGTTCGGTCACCGAGGCCCTGACCGGGGCCGGAGCGAAATGGGAGGTGCTGGCGGCCGTGGACGGGTCCGTCCAGGCGGCGTCCGGAGACGACGTAGCGGTGACCCGTGCGCTGACCACGGTCGCGTCCGTTCTGTACGACGCCGTGGTGATACCCGGCGGAGAGCAGAGCGTGCAGAACCTCGCCGGCGACGGGGACGCCGTCCACTTCGTCAGCGAGGCCTTCAAGCACGGCAAGGCCGTCGGAGCGCTGGGAGAGGGCGTCTCCCTGCTCGAGACGGCCAGGATCACAGCCGTACGGCACAGCGACGGGGACGCCGTATCCGACCAGGGCGTGGTGACCGCCGGCACGGCGACCGGGGAGTTCACCGAGGCGCTCGTCGAGGCCATCGCGGCCCACCGCCATCCCGAACGGGACCTCGGCCCGATCCCGGCCTGA
- a CDS encoding PP2C family protein-serine/threonine phosphatase, whose amino-acid sequence MRHPVDDGPAGRMLADLLQRSHLMAPADLADYLTEAAQPLGISGVRIFLVDLQQHRLNALPGGSGRAPSSLVIDSTLAGRAFQTITVQQAGEHPDGHRLWVPLVDGTERLGVMEVSLAAESGPVEALGDDGTRTLLERCRMLGSFAGLVVAAKSVYSDSFALVQRSREMALQAEMVWAFMAPRTFATSKVLLAAALEPAYEVGGDAFDYSLLGEHLHVSIFDSVGHDLTAGLISSVAMAACRCVRRSGGDLTALATRADQAIADQFGASRFCTALLCDLDTLTGTFTWIPCGHPPPLLIRDSKVIKELLREPRLPLGLTEDRVGPAVTAASPVYTEQLQPRDRLLLYTDGVTDARAADDRMFGLARLADFVIRHSAEGLPAPETLRRLNREIVNYQHERVRDDATVVLLEWMPRRPEAQLTA is encoded by the coding sequence GTGAGACATCCTGTCGATGACGGACCGGCGGGACGGATGCTCGCCGACCTGTTGCAGCGGTCGCATCTGATGGCACCGGCGGACCTGGCCGACTACCTGACCGAGGCCGCACAGCCCCTGGGCATCTCCGGGGTCAGGATCTTCCTGGTCGATCTCCAGCAACATCGGCTCAACGCGCTGCCGGGCGGCTCCGGACGGGCGCCGTCATCGCTGGTGATCGACTCGACGCTGGCCGGCCGTGCCTTCCAGACCATCACCGTCCAGCAGGCCGGGGAACATCCCGACGGGCACAGGCTGTGGGTCCCGCTCGTGGACGGTACCGAGCGGCTCGGCGTGATGGAGGTGTCTCTCGCCGCGGAGAGCGGACCGGTGGAAGCCCTGGGCGACGACGGCACGCGGACCCTGCTGGAACGGTGCCGGATGCTCGGCTCGTTCGCCGGGCTGGTGGTCGCGGCCAAGAGTGTTTACAGCGACTCGTTCGCCCTCGTCCAACGCAGCAGGGAGATGGCCCTGCAGGCCGAGATGGTCTGGGCCTTCATGGCGCCGCGCACGTTCGCGACCAGCAAGGTCCTGCTGGCCGCCGCCCTGGAGCCGGCGTACGAGGTCGGCGGTGACGCCTTCGACTACTCACTGCTCGGGGAACACCTGCATGTGTCGATCTTCGATTCCGTCGGTCACGACCTGACCGCAGGCCTGATCTCCAGCGTGGCGATGGCCGCCTGCCGTTGCGTCCGGCGTTCCGGCGGTGACCTCACCGCGCTCGCGACACGGGCCGACCAGGCGATCGCCGACCAGTTCGGCGCCTCGCGGTTCTGCACCGCGCTGCTGTGCGACCTGGACACCCTCACCGGAACGTTCACCTGGATCCCGTGCGGCCACCCGCCCCCGCTGCTCATCCGGGACAGCAAAGTGATCAAAGAGCTCCTCCGCGAACCGCGCCTGCCCCTGGGACTGACCGAAGACCGCGTCGGGCCGGCGGTCACCGCGGCGTCTCCGGTGTACACCGAACAGCTCCAGCCCCGTGACCGGCTCCTGCTCTACACCGACGGCGTCACCGATGCCCGCGCCGCCGACGACCGGATGTTCGGCCTGGCGCGCCTCGCCGACTTCGTCATCCGCCACAGCGCCGAGGGCCTGCCCGCGCCCGAAACGCTACGCCGCCTCAACCGGGAGATCGTGAACTACCAGCACGAACGCGTACGCGACGACGCGACCGTCGTCCTGCTGGAATGGATGCCCCGACGCCCCGAAGCCCAGCTCACGGCCTGA
- a CDS encoding STAS domain-containing protein — protein MASGLPVTRTMLYTVVQLPDQIDTSNADEVREQLLALLNAGAGPLIVDLTGTTFCDSSAVNALLRTHTRAGALGCRLHVAVTPGGIVRKVFDITAVSRVISLADDVGSAIAMAMHMTLEDAGSGRPEGT, from the coding sequence ATGGCTTCTGGTCTGCCGGTCACGCGCACCATGCTCTACACCGTTGTCCAACTACCCGATCAGATCGACACGTCCAATGCCGATGAGGTACGGGAACAGCTCCTGGCGCTGCTCAACGCCGGCGCCGGTCCACTCATCGTCGACCTGACCGGAACGACGTTCTGCGACTCTTCGGCGGTCAACGCCCTGCTGCGCACGCATACCCGAGCGGGTGCCCTGGGGTGCCGGCTGCACGTGGCGGTGACGCCCGGCGGGATCGTCCGCAAGGTCTTCGACATCACCGCCGTCTCCCGCGTGATCTCCCTGGCCGACGATGTCGGCTCGGCGATCGCCATGGCCATGCACATGACACTGGAGGACGCCGGGAGCGGCCGACCAGAGGGCACGTGA
- a CDS encoding helix-turn-helix transcriptional regulator, with amino-acid sequence MVTALESVARTAPQAAAQADTLPELGGELSRQLHRLVPHDGHMLSGTDPVTGAGCFLTEHNGYGCDHYRRVKADGLLSRGPSGQVARRPLVAVLGAGVPAPPGSAPLLDLMAGEGWGGEMRLALVDRGVLWGTLTLLRERGRPAFTPADIQSAQRIVAPLALSLRRYVTRATPHPVRGTMPPGVLIVDEADTITSVTPTGRDWLRVCFPNLALDNDDDLSITLWNFASAARRKNGAVLSRIPTSHGWVALEAQHLAGTRRGEVAVTVQPATAGQLLPAVTAWYGITPRERTVIDQVLEGRSGKQISRSLNLSPHTTNDHLKAIYRKIQVSGRSELTAALSR; translated from the coding sequence GTGGTCACCGCGCTGGAGTCCGTTGCCCGCACCGCACCGCAGGCCGCGGCGCAGGCCGATACCCTGCCCGAACTCGGCGGTGAGCTGTCCCGTCAACTCCACCGGCTCGTTCCGCACGACGGGCACATGCTCTCCGGCACGGATCCGGTCACCGGCGCGGGATGCTTTCTCACCGAGCACAACGGCTACGGCTGCGATCATTACCGGCGGGTGAAAGCCGATGGCCTGCTCTCCCGCGGCCCTTCCGGGCAGGTCGCCCGCCGCCCGCTTGTCGCGGTGCTGGGTGCCGGTGTCCCCGCGCCACCGGGAAGTGCGCCACTGCTGGACCTCATGGCCGGCGAAGGCTGGGGTGGTGAGATGCGACTCGCCCTGGTCGATCGCGGCGTCCTCTGGGGCACGCTCACCCTCCTCCGGGAGCGGGGACGTCCGGCGTTCACGCCGGCCGACATCCAAAGTGCCCAGCGGATCGTGGCTCCGCTGGCACTGTCGCTCAGGCGGTACGTGACCCGTGCGACACCGCATCCGGTGCGCGGCACGATGCCACCCGGTGTGCTGATCGTCGACGAGGCCGACACCATCACGTCCGTGACCCCGACCGGGCGCGACTGGCTTCGCGTGTGCTTTCCCAACCTGGCGCTCGACAACGACGACGATCTGTCGATCACCCTCTGGAACTTCGCCTCCGCCGCCCGGCGGAAGAACGGCGCGGTGCTCAGCCGCATCCCGACCTCCCATGGCTGGGTCGCGCTGGAGGCCCAGCATCTGGCCGGCACCCGTCGCGGCGAGGTGGCCGTCACCGTCCAGCCGGCCACGGCCGGCCAGCTGCTGCCCGCGGTGACGGCGTGGTACGGCATCACCCCCAGAGAACGCACCGTGATCGACCAGGTCCTCGAAGGTCGCTCCGGCAAACAGATCTCCCGCAGCCTCAACCTGTCGCCGCACACGACCAACGACCACCTCAAGGCCATCTATCGCAAGATCCAAGTGAGCGGCCGCAGCGAGCTCACCGCGGCCCTCTCCCGCTGA
- a CDS encoding helix-turn-helix domain-containing protein — MEAIAKRAGVGKQTIYRWWPSKGSGPTSTSTT; from the coding sequence ATCGAGGCGATCGCGAAGCGCGCGGGGGTGGGCAAGCAGACGATCTACCGCTGGTGGCCCTCCAAGGGCTCCGGCCCGACGTCGACCTCGACGACGTGA
- a CDS encoding TetR-like C-terminal domain-containing protein encodes MALQGLRPDVDLDDVIEQLYGPLYYRFLLRNRPITEQQAADIVDLAFSGLRP; translated from the coding sequence GTGGCCCTCCAAGGGCTCCGGCCCGACGTCGACCTCGACGACGTGATCGAGCAGCTCTACGGCCCTCTGTACTACCGCTTTCTGCTCCGCAACAGGCCGATCACCGAGCAGCAGGCCGCCGACATCGTCGACCTCGCCTTCTCCGGTCTGCGGCCATAG
- a CDS encoding DUF4132 domain-containing protein, with amino-acid sequence MPEALLEIADGRALPVLLDNVGAKDGAAALQEAAERDPVHALRVLAPLAGNDTTRGLRAAGLLRAMLYAEPGLAEALPSVAVEAFLPRPAVPDGDDLPDVLTGKPARSTKVDWADPALLPQVLTRGRDRALPANATKCLLNLLAKKAPEVAAVRDFCDRHSLAEFSWALFQRWYALGAPTRHNWALAQLGLIGDDTTVRRLSPLIRVWPGEGGTGRAAVALDVLGGIGSDVALTHLFELARRGNYKGLKAKAIQKIDEIAAARGITPDALADHAVPDFGLDAQGTLVLDYGPRRFTVTFDRQLLPLVVEPNGKVRKSAPKPGPKDDPALAPAAYALFTGLKKDLRTIADREIKRLELAMITRRSWTPDDFHALFVTHPLLGHIVRRLVWITDGGTSFRVAEDHTYADVDDSPFTPAPGARVSIGHPILLDDDLGAWAELLADYEILQPFDQLGRPVYRLTDDERTAHRLARVEGLVLPYGKAKGHSQGRWESLDANGDFAGGWLARRDPAGLYVVADLSPGLHHYMYGEGEDQKINTLWAGPAPDSSPKDSVPLGEVDPVTMSEAVHDLLRSAS; translated from the coding sequence ATGCCGGAGGCCCTTTTGGAGATCGCCGACGGACGCGCCCTCCCCGTCCTGCTCGACAACGTGGGCGCCAAAGACGGAGCCGCCGCTTTGCAGGAGGCGGCCGAACGCGACCCGGTGCACGCGCTCCGGGTGCTGGCACCCTTGGCCGGCAACGACACGACCCGTGGCCTCCGAGCGGCCGGGCTGCTGCGGGCGATGCTGTACGCGGAGCCCGGCCTGGCCGAGGCGCTGCCGTCCGTGGCCGTCGAGGCCTTTCTGCCACGGCCGGCCGTACCGGACGGTGACGACCTGCCCGACGTGCTCACGGGCAAGCCCGCCCGCAGCACGAAGGTGGACTGGGCCGACCCGGCGCTGCTTCCGCAGGTCCTCACGCGTGGCCGCGACCGTGCACTGCCGGCGAACGCGACCAAGTGCCTGCTGAACCTGCTCGCCAAGAAGGCCCCCGAGGTCGCCGCCGTCCGCGATTTCTGCGACCGGCACTCGCTGGCCGAGTTCTCCTGGGCTCTGTTCCAGCGCTGGTACGCGCTGGGCGCGCCCACCCGACACAACTGGGCGCTGGCACAGCTCGGCCTGATCGGCGACGACACGACGGTACGGCGACTCAGCCCGCTGATCAGAGTCTGGCCGGGCGAGGGCGGCACCGGCCGGGCCGCCGTCGCGCTGGACGTCCTCGGCGGGATCGGCTCCGACGTCGCCCTCACCCACCTGTTCGAGCTGGCCCGCCGGGGCAACTACAAGGGCCTCAAGGCCAAGGCGATCCAGAAGATCGACGAGATCGCCGCCGCGCGCGGCATCACGCCGGACGCGCTGGCCGACCACGCCGTCCCGGACTTCGGCCTGGACGCCCAGGGCACCCTCGTCCTGGACTACGGCCCGCGCCGCTTCACCGTGACCTTCGACCGGCAGCTCCTCCCGTTGGTCGTGGAGCCGAACGGCAAGGTGCGCAAGAGCGCGCCCAAGCCCGGCCCCAAGGACGACCCGGCCCTGGCTCCGGCCGCGTACGCCCTGTTCACCGGGCTCAAAAAGGATCTGCGGACCATCGCCGATCGGGAGATCAAGCGGCTCGAACTGGCCATGATCACCCGGCGGAGCTGGACGCCGGACGACTTCCATGCCCTGTTCGTCACCCACCCGCTGCTCGGGCACATCGTCCGCCGCCTCGTGTGGATCACCGACGGTGGCACCTCCTTCCGCGTCGCCGAGGACCACACGTACGCCGACGTCGACGACTCCCCGTTCACCCCGGCGCCAGGCGCCCGCGTCAGCATCGGCCACCCGATCCTGCTGGACGACGACCTCGGCGCCTGGGCGGAACTCCTCGCCGACTACGAGATCCTGCAGCCGTTCGACCAGCTCGGCCGCCCCGTCTACCGGCTCACGGATGACGAGCGCACCGCGCACCGGCTCGCCCGGGTCGAGGGACTCGTACTGCCCTACGGCAAGGCCAAGGGTCATTCCCAGGGACGCTGGGAGTCCTTGGACGCCAACGGCGACTTCGCGGGCGGGTGGCTCGCCCGGCGCGACCCCGCGGGCCTGTACGTCGTGGCGGATCTGAGCCCCGGTCTCCACCACTACATGTACGGCGAAGGCGAGGACCAGAAGATCAACACTCTGTGGGCGGGCCCGGCCCCGGACTCCTCGCCGAAGGACTCGGTGCCGCTCGGCGAGGTCGACCCGGTCACGATGAGCGAGGCCGTCCACGACCTCCTCCGCAGCGCGTCCTAG
- a CDS encoding response regulator transcription factor: MLVADGATSKEAAGQLFLSPRAVEAHLRSIFKKLGLNSRRQLRDLRVHQPAEFRHAPADRPE; encoded by the coding sequence CTGCTCGTCGCCGATGGCGCCACCTCCAAGGAGGCGGCCGGGCAGCTGTTCCTCAGCCCGCGCGCGGTCGAAGCTCACCTGCGCAGCATCTTCAAGAAGCTCGGCCTGAACTCCCGCCGGCAACTGCGCGACCTGCGAGTGCACCAACCGGCGGAGTTCCGCCACGCTCCTGCCGACCGCCCCGAGTGA
- a CDS encoding RNA polymerase sigma factor: MNDPEERFTALYDRHYRRVLAYVLLRAEHGVAEDVSSETFLVAWRRLDEMPEQTLPWLLGVARNLLAKQRDSRQRRKALLDRITAGAVAQEQLNWDVAEQVVDKDAALTALASMPEKDLEAMALATWHGLDPQESAAVMGCSVRAYHARLHRARKRLAAAFSAEPESRSSVRNAHHRPVREI, translated from the coding sequence GTGAACGATCCCGAAGAACGGTTCACCGCCCTCTACGACCGGCACTATCGCCGGGTTCTCGCGTACGTCCTGCTCCGTGCCGAGCATGGCGTGGCCGAGGACGTGTCCAGCGAGACGTTCCTGGTCGCCTGGAGGCGGCTCGACGAGATGCCCGAGCAGACACTGCCGTGGCTGCTCGGAGTGGCACGCAACCTGCTCGCCAAACAGCGTGATTCGCGGCAGCGGAGGAAGGCGCTGCTCGACCGCATCACGGCCGGAGCGGTGGCGCAGGAGCAGCTGAATTGGGACGTCGCCGAACAGGTCGTCGACAAGGACGCAGCGCTCACCGCGCTGGCGTCGATGCCGGAAAAGGACCTGGAGGCGATGGCCCTGGCGACCTGGCACGGTCTTGATCCACAGGAGTCGGCCGCCGTGATGGGCTGCTCGGTCCGCGCGTACCACGCGCGGCTGCATCGTGCTCGCAAGCGCCTCGCCGCCGCCTTTTCCGCGGAGCCGGAGAGCCGTTCCTCCGTACGAAACGCCCATCACCGTCCCGTGAGGGAGATCTGA